Proteins co-encoded in one Deinococcus roseus genomic window:
- a CDS encoding ROK family transcriptional regulator, translating into MGRPAALRAINRAQILKRILREGALSRSELAERTEISSVTVTYIVNDLLEEGILSEMGRTEGSSGRPAQKVDLNPRGGSIVGMDLQRNRVLYGVTNARRDAVVHQVQEVSSASEVTGAMLEVLENLVTAPPESGPVRHLCLAVPAPVNAAGEMGSPNSLPELDLPAIAAFCAKHSMDLRVDNDANLGARAEHHLGAVKDEQHFAFLLERPTGIGLGLYLDGQPYRGQRGLAGELALVRWPSNKKAIPIEELTGNAQETALAYMVAGLALTLDLSAVVVHQDLAPEPGKLMEKLQGLVTPDLRIVHSSLGQNSVVQGALVQGAELFQERLLALPEF; encoded by the coding sequence ATGGGACGTCCTGCTGCACTGAGAGCCATCAACCGGGCCCAGATCCTGAAACGGATTCTGCGTGAAGGTGCGCTGTCCCGCAGCGAGCTTGCGGAACGCACCGAGATTTCCAGCGTGACCGTGACTTACATCGTGAACGACCTGCTGGAGGAGGGCATCCTCAGCGAGATGGGCCGCACCGAGGGGAGCAGTGGGAGGCCCGCCCAGAAGGTGGACCTCAACCCCAGAGGGGGCAGCATTGTGGGCATGGATTTGCAGCGAAACCGCGTGCTGTATGGGGTCACCAATGCCAGACGGGATGCGGTAGTGCATCAGGTTCAGGAGGTCTCCTCTGCCTCAGAGGTCACGGGTGCGATGCTTGAAGTGCTGGAGAATCTGGTGACTGCGCCTCCAGAAAGTGGCCCTGTGCGGCATTTGTGTCTGGCGGTGCCTGCTCCGGTCAATGCTGCAGGGGAAATGGGGTCTCCCAACAGCCTGCCAGAACTGGATTTGCCTGCCATTGCTGCCTTCTGTGCAAAACACAGCATGGACCTGCGTGTGGACAACGACGCAAATCTGGGGGCCAGGGCCGAACACCATCTGGGGGCTGTCAAAGACGAGCAGCATTTTGCTTTCCTGCTGGAACGGCCCACCGGAATTGGTCTGGGGTTGTATCTGGATGGTCAGCCTTACCGGGGACAGCGTGGACTGGCCGGAGAACTGGCCCTGGTGCGCTGGCCCAGCAACAAAAAAGCCATCCCCATCGAGGAATTGACTGGGAATGCCCAGGAAACCGCACTGGCTTACATGGTGGCAGGTCTGGCACTGACGCTGGACCTCAGTGCTGTGGTGGTGCACCAGGATCTGGCCCCCGAACCCGGCAAACTGATGGAGAAACTGCAGGGTCTGGTCACGCCAGATTTGCGCATCGTGCACAGCAGCCTGGGGCAGAATTCGGTGGTGCAGGGGGCTCTGGTGCAGGGGGCAGAGTTGTTTCAGGAACGACTTCTGGCGTTGCCTGAGTTCTGA
- a CDS encoding carbohydrate ABC transporter permease, with protein MLKNHDRFWGLLFLSPWILGFLLFTAGPMVTSLWFSLTDYNLAKPEQVQFIGLANWGHMLTDPLVGQSLLVTLKFLLWSVPIGLVFPLGLAVLLHSEHLMGKALFRTLFYAPQMIPGVAAALIYTAMFNPQGPINAFLNGIGIGTLDWFSDSRLVMPALTIVGLAGVGNTMILMLSGLQSVPRELYESATIDGANGWISFWRISVPMISPVIFYNLVLSVIGSFQYFTTAYLLYEGQGGPENSALFYMLNLYKEGFVFFNMGYASTLAWGMFVLCMVVTAVLFGTSKRWVYYAGGE; from the coding sequence ATGCTGAAAAACCATGACCGCTTCTGGGGCCTGCTTTTTCTGTCCCCCTGGATTCTGGGGTTTCTGCTGTTCACCGCTGGCCCGATGGTGACCTCCCTGTGGTTTTCGCTCACAGACTACAACCTGGCGAAACCCGAGCAGGTGCAGTTCATTGGCCTGGCCAACTGGGGCCACATGCTCACGGATCCGCTGGTGGGCCAGTCTTTGCTGGTGACCCTGAAGTTTCTGCTGTGGTCGGTGCCCATCGGTCTGGTGTTTCCGCTGGGTCTGGCGGTGCTGCTGCACTCCGAGCACCTGATGGGCAAAGCCCTGTTCAGAACGCTGTTTTACGCTCCCCAGATGATCCCTGGGGTAGCAGCTGCCCTGATTTACACTGCGATGTTCAACCCGCAGGGTCCCATCAATGCTTTTCTGAATGGCATCGGGATCGGAACGCTGGACTGGTTCTCGGACAGCAGGCTGGTGATGCCTGCTTTGACCATTGTGGGCCTTGCAGGGGTTGGGAACACCATGATCCTGATGCTTTCTGGCCTGCAATCTGTGCCCAGAGAACTCTATGAATCTGCCACAATTGACGGGGCCAACGGCTGGATTTCCTTCTGGCGCATCTCTGTGCCCATGATTTCCCCGGTGATTTTCTACAACCTGGTGCTCTCGGTGATCGGGTCTTTCCAGTACTTCACCACCGCCTACCTGCTTTATGAGGGCCAGGGTGGACCTGAAAACTCGGCGCTGTTCTACATGCTGAATTTGTACAAAGAGGGCTTCGTGTTCTTCAACATGGGGTACGCCTCAACGTTGGCCTGGGGGATGTTCGTGCTGTGCATGGTGGTGACCGCCGTGCTGTTCGGGACCTCTAAACGCTGGGTGTATTACGCCGGAGGCGAGTGA
- a CDS encoding ABC transporter substrate-binding protein, which produces MKTLNAGLLLTLALFSSASAQKKVQIHWYIGLGTGSDAQQQPATRKVVERFNKSQNRIELVPEYVNYNNARDQLATRIAAGNVPDLVGPVGILGAASFQEQWLDLQPLIKKYKVDLSHVNKKVVDFYKSQDPNGIPYAIYPSFLFINKDLFDEAGLPYPPQKYGEKYQSKAWDFAALRNIAMQLTVDKEGMDASMSDFDSKNIVQYGYFPQYTIEPQSLGSMFGAGIFAKGKTAQIPPQWIPAWQWFYDGMWKDHFIPTDAVQKSDAFGKDNVFNSGKLAIGYSHLWYTCCLDTAKDGGKVKNWDLAVVPAYNGKYTAKLNADTFRIMKGSRHKEEAFQVMLYLREQPELLETYGAFPADTRLQPKFLKILQDKYTPLKINWQVAMDSLNYVDIPSHEAGLPNHNKALDAVNAFTLKLMTKSGLNIKQEAETLRKQLQGIFNEKK; this is translated from the coding sequence ATGAAAACCCTGAATGCTGGTCTGCTGCTCACCCTGGCCCTCTTTTCCAGTGCCTCTGCCCAGAAGAAAGTGCAGATCCACTGGTACATCGGGCTGGGCACTGGATCAGATGCCCAGCAGCAACCCGCCACCAGGAAGGTGGTGGAGCGTTTCAACAAGAGTCAGAACAGGATTGAACTGGTTCCCGAGTACGTGAATTACAACAACGCACGGGACCAGCTTGCCACCCGCATTGCCGCAGGCAACGTGCCCGATCTGGTGGGTCCGGTGGGGATTCTGGGGGCCGCCAGTTTTCAGGAGCAGTGGCTGGATTTGCAACCCCTGATCAAGAAATACAAAGTGGACCTCTCGCACGTGAACAAGAAGGTGGTGGACTTCTACAAATCGCAGGATCCCAATGGCATTCCTTACGCCATCTATCCGTCTTTCCTGTTCATCAACAAGGATTTGTTTGACGAGGCTGGTCTGCCCTATCCTCCCCAGAAATACGGCGAGAAGTACCAGAGCAAAGCCTGGGATTTTGCTGCCCTGCGCAACATCGCCATGCAACTGACCGTGGATAAGGAGGGCATGGACGCCTCCATGTCAGACTTTGACAGCAAAAACATTGTTCAGTACGGGTATTTCCCCCAGTACACCATCGAGCCGCAATCACTGGGTTCGATGTTCGGGGCAGGGATTTTTGCGAAGGGCAAAACCGCCCAGATTCCGCCCCAGTGGATTCCGGCCTGGCAGTGGTTCTACGACGGCATGTGGAAAGACCACTTCATTCCCACCGATGCCGTGCAGAAAAGCGACGCTTTTGGCAAGGACAACGTGTTCAACTCTGGAAAGCTGGCCATCGGGTACTCGCACCTGTGGTACACCTGCTGTCTGGACACCGCGAAAGATGGCGGCAAGGTCAAGAACTGGGATCTGGCCGTGGTTCCTGCCTACAACGGCAAATACACCGCCAAATTAAACGCCGACACCTTCCGCATCATGAAAGGGTCCAGACACAAAGAGGAGGCCTTTCAGGTGATGCTGTACCTGCGGGAACAGCCTGAACTGCTGGAAACCTATGGGGCTTTCCCGGCAGACACCCGCCTGCAACCCAAATTCCTGAAGATCCTGCAGGACAAGTACACCCCCCTGAAGATCAACTGGCAGGTGGCCATGGACTCGCTCAATTACGTGGACATCCCCTCCCATGAAGCAGGACTGCCCAACCACAACAAGGCCCTGGACGCCGTGAATGCCTTCACGCTCAAACTGATGACCAAGTCAGGCCTCAACATCAAGCAGGAAGCCGAAACCCTGCGCAAGCAACTGCAGGGCATCTTCAACGAGAAGAAGTGA
- a CDS encoding DUF1697 domain-containing protein: MTWIVLLRGINVGGNRKVPMKDLKAALEATGITGVKTYIQSGNVVLQSDLQRPDLLDSIQQLLVIRFGFVVTVVLRTAQEWQQVIAQNPFPDQTDHLHVAFLGGVPEERNLATLKELEVGSDRWELQGENIYLQYPEGTANAKLTHVLLEKKLKVSATVRNWRTVLAVGQMLDA, from the coding sequence ATGACCTGGATTGTGTTGCTCAGAGGAATCAATGTGGGCGGAAACCGCAAAGTCCCCATGAAAGACCTGAAAGCTGCCCTGGAAGCTACAGGTATCACAGGCGTGAAAACCTACATCCAGAGCGGCAATGTCGTCTTGCAAAGTGACCTGCAGAGGCCAGATCTTCTGGATTCCATCCAGCAATTGCTGGTGATCAGGTTCGGGTTTGTGGTCACGGTGGTTTTGCGAACAGCCCAGGAGTGGCAACAGGTGATTGCCCAGAATCCGTTCCCAGACCAGACCGACCATCTGCATGTGGCTTTTCTGGGAGGTGTCCCAGAAGAAAGAAATCTGGCCACCCTGAAAGAATTGGAGGTGGGTTCAGACCGCTGGGAGCTTCAAGGAGAGAACATCTATTTGCAATACCCAGAGGGCACAGCCAATGCAAAACTAACCCATGTGCTGCTAGAGAAAAAGCTGAAGGTTTCTGCCACGGTCAGGAACTGGCGCACGGTGCTGGCAGTAGGTCAGATGCTGGATGCCTGA
- a CDS encoding sialidase family protein — translation MLKMSRTFKPSVLALGLLVGTVSCATLPIPRVTTQAYSWKNVEVVGGGYVPGIIFNQKEKDLIYARTDIGGAYRWDKTTGRWIQLLNWVGADDWGLSGVDSLATDPVDPNRVYLLAGTYTNDWDPNNGAILRSTDRGNTWARTDLPFKSGGNMPGRGMGERLSIDPNKNSILYLGTRSGNGLWRSTDYGVNWSKVTAFTNPGDYVQTPGDAYAGDKVGVVWITFDKSTGTAGNATQTLYVGVADKAHPLYQSLDGGTTWTEVPGQPTGFLPHHGVLDGKGNLYITYSDGAGPYDGQKGDVWKYDTIKKEWSNISPVPSSSGDDYFGYGGLAVDAQNPDTLMVAALNSWWPDTVLFRSTDAGKSWTRIWDWDAWPSLKKRYTLDSSGAPWLNFGNTTPRDPEPLVKVGWMVDDLEIDPFDSNRMLYGTGATVFGTSNLTEWDSDNKIDLKVMAQGIEETAVLDLISPPVGANLHSALGDIAGFKHTDLTKVPAKMAAQPNGGSQTSLDYAELKPEILVRVGNGDATHSFALSTDGGDTWTNGTSPAGTSGGGSVYISAKGTTILWSPQGAKVSFSADQGAKWTPSAGLPEGPAKIVSDRVNDSIFYAFSGNALYVSLDGGKNFVARRAAGLPAVVESAWIQSVPGTEGDLWLAAGKSGLYHSTDGGIKFQKLDLVDTANVVGFGKAAPGKKYVAIYITGKVEGKQGFYRSDDAGQTWVRINDNQHQYGSTNSAITGDPRVYGRVYIGTNGYGIVYGDIK, via the coding sequence ATGCTCAAAATGTCCAGAACTTTCAAACCTTCTGTTCTTGCCCTTGGCCTGCTGGTGGGTACCGTCAGTTGCGCCACCCTGCCCATCCCCAGGGTCACCACCCAGGCTTACAGCTGGAAAAACGTTGAGGTTGTGGGTGGAGGCTACGTCCCGGGCATCATTTTCAACCAGAAGGAAAAAGACCTGATTTACGCCCGCACAGACATCGGAGGCGCATACCGCTGGGACAAGACCACAGGCCGCTGGATTCAGCTCCTGAACTGGGTGGGGGCAGACGACTGGGGTTTATCAGGTGTGGACAGCCTTGCCACCGATCCCGTGGACCCCAACCGCGTTTACCTGCTGGCAGGCACCTACACCAACGACTGGGACCCCAACAATGGCGCTATTCTGCGGTCCACGGACAGAGGCAACACCTGGGCCAGAACCGATTTGCCTTTCAAATCTGGAGGCAACATGCCCGGACGTGGCATGGGAGAACGCCTCTCCATTGATCCCAACAAGAACAGCATCCTGTATCTGGGCACCAGAAGCGGCAATGGCCTGTGGAGAAGCACCGATTACGGAGTCAACTGGAGCAAAGTCACCGCCTTCACCAACCCCGGAGATTACGTGCAAACCCCAGGCGATGCCTACGCAGGAGACAAAGTGGGCGTGGTCTGGATCACCTTCGACAAATCCACGGGCACAGCAGGAAACGCCACCCAGACCCTTTATGTGGGCGTGGCAGACAAGGCCCACCCGCTGTATCAGAGCCTGGATGGAGGCACCACCTGGACCGAAGTCCCCGGACAGCCCACCGGATTTTTGCCGCACCATGGGGTGCTGGACGGCAAAGGCAACCTGTACATCACCTACAGCGATGGTGCAGGCCCCTACGATGGTCAGAAAGGGGACGTCTGGAAGTACGACACCATCAAAAAAGAATGGAGCAACATCAGCCCGGTTCCGTCCAGCAGTGGAGATGATTACTTTGGGTATGGTGGGCTGGCCGTGGATGCCCAGAACCCAGATACCCTGATGGTGGCCGCCCTCAACTCCTGGTGGCCGGACACGGTGCTGTTCCGCTCCACAGATGCAGGCAAAAGCTGGACCCGCATCTGGGACTGGGACGCATGGCCCAGCCTGAAAAAACGCTACACCCTGGACAGCAGTGGTGCCCCCTGGCTGAACTTCGGCAACACCACCCCCAGAGACCCTGAACCCCTGGTCAAAGTGGGCTGGATGGTGGATGACCTCGAAATTGACCCCTTCGATTCCAACCGCATGCTGTATGGCACCGGAGCCACGGTGTTTGGGACCAGCAACCTGACCGAATGGGACAGCGACAACAAAATCGATCTGAAGGTGATGGCCCAGGGCATTGAGGAAACCGCCGTTCTGGACCTGATCAGCCCTCCGGTTGGCGCAAATTTGCACAGTGCTCTGGGAGACATTGCGGGTTTCAAGCACACGGACCTCACCAAAGTGCCTGCAAAAATGGCCGCTCAGCCCAATGGAGGCAGCCAGACCAGTCTGGATTACGCTGAACTGAAACCCGAAATCCTGGTGCGGGTGGGCAACGGAGACGCCACCCACAGCTTCGCCCTCAGCACCGATGGGGGAGACACCTGGACCAACGGCACCAGTCCAGCAGGCACCAGTGGTGGAGGCAGTGTCTACATTTCTGCAAAAGGCACCACCATCCTCTGGTCTCCTCAGGGAGCAAAAGTGTCTTTCTCTGCAGATCAGGGCGCAAAATGGACCCCCTCTGCTGGCCTGCCTGAAGGCCCTGCAAAAATTGTGTCTGACCGCGTGAATGACAGCATCTTCTATGCTTTCTCTGGCAATGCCCTGTACGTCAGTCTGGATGGAGGCAAGAATTTTGTTGCCAGACGTGCTGCTGGCCTGCCCGCCGTTGTAGAATCCGCCTGGATTCAGAGCGTTCCTGGCACCGAGGGTGATTTGTGGCTCGCTGCAGGCAAAAGTGGCCTCTACCACTCCACAGATGGAGGCATAAAGTTCCAGAAACTGGATCTGGTGGACACTGCCAATGTGGTGGGTTTTGGGAAAGCTGCTCCTGGCAAGAAATACGTGGCCATTTACATCACCGGAAAAGTGGAAGGCAAACAGGGTTTCTACCGCTCAGACGATGCAGGCCAGACCTGGGTTCGCATCAACGACAATCAGCACCAGTACGGATCCACCAACTCTGCCATCACCGGAGACCCCAGGGTGTACGGACGGGTGTACATCGGGACCAACGGTTATGGAATCGTGTACGGAGACATCAAGTAA
- a CDS encoding beta-N-acetylhexosaminidase, translating into MTFLPLPQRITFNDLSFTLDSSTAIQADPFSLQAATFLAETLRGSTGFPLPITEHTQSKVILFEQADSEQFAPESFELIVLENQMVLKAADHRGLLYAVVSLLQLFPPEVFASEVQEAVWEIPALHAEDWPRFKWRGFMLDVSRHFMPVGFIKKVLDLLLLHKFNTFHWHLTDDQGWRIEIQKYPRLTEVGAWRKNTLIGHGHDSPKVFDDVPHGGFYTQAEIREVVEYATKRGITIIPEIDLPGHMQAAIAAYPELGNTGQQLEVCNFWGIIEHVLNPSEATLTFLEDVLTEVIGLFPSEYICIGGDECEKTEWKNSPAAQKRMQDLGLNSEEELQSHIIGHMDTFLHEKGRKLLGWDEILEGGLAPHATVLSWRGEEGGIQAARLGHDVIMVPQTYLYLDHYQSENKSAEPLAIGGCNTLEKIYRYNPIGWTQTETETSFVLGTQANLWTEYVKTPEHAQYMMFPRLCALSEMAWTDPALHNFDDFMVRLKDHLKRLDVLGVKYRPLDVGVEVGD; encoded by the coding sequence ATGACCTTTTTGCCCCTTCCCCAGCGCATCACCTTCAATGACCTGTCTTTCACGCTGGATTCCAGCACCGCCATTCAGGCCGACCCCTTCTCCCTTCAGGCCGCCACTTTTCTGGCCGAAACCCTGCGAGGCAGCACCGGGTTTCCCCTCCCGATCACCGAACACACCCAGAGCAAGGTGATCCTGTTTGAGCAGGCCGATTCAGAGCAGTTCGCACCAGAAAGCTTTGAACTGATCGTGCTGGAAAACCAGATGGTCCTGAAAGCCGCCGACCATCGGGGATTGCTGTACGCTGTCGTCAGCCTGCTGCAACTCTTCCCCCCAGAAGTTTTTGCCAGCGAAGTGCAGGAGGCCGTGTGGGAAATTCCAGCCCTGCATGCGGAAGACTGGCCCCGTTTTAAGTGGAGGGGATTCATGCTGGATGTGTCCCGGCACTTCATGCCTGTGGGCTTCATCAAAAAAGTGCTGGATCTGCTCTTGCTGCACAAATTCAACACCTTCCACTGGCACCTCACCGATGACCAGGGCTGGCGCATCGAAATCCAGAAATACCCCAGGCTCACCGAAGTTGGGGCATGGCGCAAAAACACCCTGATTGGGCACGGACACGACAGCCCAAAAGTGTTTGACGATGTGCCACACGGAGGCTTCTACACCCAGGCTGAAATCAGAGAGGTGGTGGAATATGCAACCAAACGCGGCATCACCATCATCCCCGAAATTGATTTGCCCGGACACATGCAGGCCGCCATTGCCGCCTACCCCGAACTGGGCAACACCGGGCAGCAACTGGAGGTGTGCAACTTCTGGGGCATCATCGAACACGTGCTGAACCCCAGTGAAGCCACCCTGACTTTTCTGGAAGACGTGCTGACCGAAGTGATCGGGCTTTTCCCCTCCGAATACATCTGCATTGGGGGCGATGAATGCGAAAAAACCGAATGGAAAAACAGCCCTGCAGCCCAGAAACGCATGCAGGACCTCGGTCTGAACAGCGAGGAAGAACTGCAAAGCCACATCATCGGGCACATGGACACCTTTTTGCATGAAAAAGGCCGCAAACTGCTGGGCTGGGATGAAATTCTGGAAGGCGGCCTGGCCCCCCACGCCACCGTGCTCTCCTGGCGCGGTGAAGAAGGCGGCATCCAGGCAGCCCGACTGGGACACGATGTGATCATGGTTCCGCAAACTTATTTGTACCTCGACCATTACCAGAGCGAAAACAAATCTGCAGAACCCCTCGCCATCGGGGGCTGCAATACCCTGGAAAAAATCTACCGTTACAACCCCATTGGCTGGACCCAGACCGAAACAGAAACCAGCTTTGTGCTGGGCACCCAGGCCAACCTGTGGACCGAATACGTCAAAACCCCAGAACACGCCCAGTACATGATGTTTCCCAGGTTGTGTGCTCTTTCAGAAATGGCCTGGACCGATCCAGCGTTGCACAACTTCGATGATTTCATGGTCAGGCTCAAAGACCACCTGAAACGCCTGGATGTGCTGGGGGTGAAGTACAGGCCGCTGGATGTTGGGGTGGAAGTGGGGGATTGA
- a CDS encoding carbohydrate kinase family protein, with amino-acid sequence MVTLHVVGNVNIDVILGPQAPWPTPGTEVQVSHRDMRAGGSAGNTALALQALQAPVRMVASCGQDALGQWLRQEFGLLSRTWASSPAPTALTVGITHPDGERTFFSHLGHLGTFNLEQALDGLDSVLPGDTVLLSGAYQTPLLQAEQLHLIQWLKARGAHIAIDPGWPPEGFTPFLREQALQWFSLCNDILINEIEAMQLAETPNLPEAMRLLSEQLPGSTLVVKCGSQGVKARFSHQDYTVPAPQVQVIDTVGAGDTFNAAYLLARSQGDPLLSCLEQGVECASAAISTYPRVYQARGRQKTVL; translated from the coding sequence ATGGTCACCCTCCATGTGGTGGGCAATGTCAACATCGATGTGATTCTGGGACCCCAGGCCCCCTGGCCCACCCCCGGAACAGAAGTGCAGGTGTCCCACCGGGACATGCGGGCAGGAGGCTCTGCGGGCAACACCGCTCTGGCTCTGCAGGCTTTGCAGGCCCCGGTCAGGATGGTTGCCAGTTGCGGCCAGGACGCACTGGGCCAGTGGCTGAGACAGGAATTTGGCCTCCTCTCCAGAACCTGGGCCAGCAGCCCAGCACCCACCGCCCTCACCGTGGGCATCACCCACCCGGACGGAGAACGCACCTTTTTCTCCCATCTGGGTCATCTGGGCACTTTCAATCTTGAGCAAGCTTTAGACGGCCTGGACAGCGTGCTTCCCGGAGACACAGTGCTGCTCAGCGGAGCCTACCAGACCCCCCTGCTGCAAGCCGAACAGTTGCACCTGATCCAGTGGCTGAAAGCCCGTGGGGCACACATCGCCATTGATCCAGGCTGGCCCCCGGAAGGGTTCACCCCTTTTCTGAGGGAGCAGGCCCTGCAGTGGTTCTCCCTCTGCAACGACATCCTGATCAATGAAATTGAAGCCATGCAACTGGCTGAAACCCCAAACCTGCCCGAAGCCATGCGTCTGCTCTCGGAACAACTTCCAGGCAGCACCCTGGTGGTCAAATGCGGTTCCCAGGGCGTGAAAGCCCGTTTCTCCCATCAGGATTACACCGTTCCAGCCCCCCAGGTTCAGGTCATTGACACCGTAGGGGCAGGAGACACGTTCAACGCCGCTTACCTGCTGGCCCGAAGCCAGGGTGATCCTCTGCTTTCCTGTCTGGAACAGGGGGTGGAATGCGCCAGTGCAGCCATCTCCACTTACCCAAGGGTGTATCAGGCCAGGGGGAGGCAGAAAACGGTGCTTTAA
- a CDS encoding carbohydrate ABC transporter permease, producing the protein MLKSAATPRQTSGSLLTRQMRKLMAAGTLTLFATILLMVYLMPLLYSFSASLKGPVSNLDSMFVPTSAQSVTVQGETYELYEVPIAGKTRTLALAEKRRAFSTFIDPAHPETKIRWQGNWRKLTRATSFDPQWQNYPAAWQAIHFGKLFLNSFLIAFIGMIATVASSTVVAYGFSRFDIPGKPILFLVLMGTIILPGEVTLIPLYTVYYKLGWVGTWLPLLAPLFFANAYNVFLLRQFFMSIPRDVDEAAMMDGASPFRILVSIIVPQSWPALTATALFHFFYAWNDFFAPFLYLTGKPDLATLPIGLASFSTVHGPNQSQLTQAASIMATVLPLVVFFLAQRVFMRGVVVTSLEK; encoded by the coding sequence ATGTTGAAATCTGCTGCAACCCCCAGACAAACTTCCGGTTCTCTGCTGACCCGCCAGATGCGCAAACTGATGGCCGCTGGCACCCTGACCCTGTTCGCCACAATCCTGCTGATGGTGTACCTGATGCCCCTGCTGTACAGCTTTTCGGCATCTTTAAAAGGCCCGGTCAGCAACCTGGATTCGATGTTCGTTCCGACCTCCGCCCAGAGCGTGACCGTGCAAGGAGAAACTTATGAGCTGTACGAGGTGCCCATTGCTGGAAAAACCCGCACCCTGGCCCTTGCAGAAAAAAGACGGGCCTTCAGCACCTTCATTGACCCGGCGCATCCTGAAACAAAAATCCGCTGGCAGGGCAACTGGCGCAAACTGACCCGTGCCACCTCCTTTGACCCCCAGTGGCAGAATTACCCTGCAGCATGGCAGGCCATCCACTTCGGGAAGCTGTTTCTGAATTCCTTCCTGATCGCGTTCATCGGGATGATCGCAACGGTGGCTTCCTCCACGGTGGTGGCTTACGGGTTCTCGCGGTTTGACATTCCTGGCAAACCCATTTTGTTTCTGGTGCTGATGGGCACCATCATCCTGCCCGGAGAGGTGACCCTGATTCCGCTCTACACGGTGTATTACAAGCTCGGGTGGGTGGGAACGTGGCTGCCACTGCTGGCCCCTCTGTTCTTCGCCAATGCCTACAATGTGTTCCTGCTCAGACAGTTCTTCATGAGCATCCCCCGCGATGTGGACGAGGCCGCCATGATGGACGGAGCCAGCCCTTTCAGGATTCTGGTGTCCATCATCGTGCCGCAATCCTGGCCAGCCCTCACCGCCACAGCGCTCTTTCACTTCTTCTACGCCTGGAATGATTTTTTTGCACCGTTTCTGTACCTCACCGGCAAACCTGACCTTGCAACGCTTCCCATCGGTCTGGCAAGCTTCAGTACAGTGCACGGACCCAACCAGTCGCAACTCACCCAGGCAGCCTCGATCATGGCCACCGTGCTGCCCCTGGTGGTTTTCTTCCTGGCCCAGCGTGTGTTCATGCGGGGCGTGGTGGTCACCTCACTGGAGAAATGA